In Anoplopoma fimbria isolate UVic2021 breed Golden Eagle Sablefish chromosome 15, Afim_UVic_2022, whole genome shotgun sequence, the genomic window atgaaaatatatataaaaaaatgtatatgtattttgttgCTTCTGTGTGGATCTTTATTCCAGTATTTAAGTTGTtttgcatgaaaagaaaatgatttaattaacaCAAGTTTTAGTGATTTCAAATGggaaaaattataaataagataaatatgtTTCAGTAATTATTTGGATGTATGGTTCCTCtgcatttttacactttgataTATGGAATATTCCCAAAAAgaatatagtttttatttttattttggaaaagtaCTCTTGGATGTATTATGCGTCTTTTGTGCCGCAGTGTCTCCGCACACTTTCAGAAGTCAAGAGACATCTTTGTGTCAACGTCTAAAGGACTACAAATCCCAAACAACAATGTTAACTGTTACTATTTGAGTTATTCTGGTTTCAGAGCTCATTCTTTCTGCTGAACACACTGATTCatggttgttttatttctggAATGATGTATTTCTTCGTGTCCCCTCACTCACTACAGCTGGACAGGAAGTCTTAACTTCATAACAAACCAGCTCATTAAGTGCAGAGATGCTTTTGAATAAACACAAGATATTTATATCAGACAGAttgtaaaaaggaaaagcaaCTGTTGCAGAGATTCCTGGTCTGGTATGAGTCAAGCTGCACAAACTCTGCAGCCttcatttcccataatgcaacactgTAGCATCTCTAGGCCCCTGAGCATCGACACGCTGAACTAAAATGGTGCATTTCACATTCATCATCTCAAACATAAGAGATTTAAGATGCTTCATCACTGCAGCGTGAAAATCAAGTAAAGTGTTTTTATCACCTCAACGTGCTGCATTCAGGGACCAATTTTATTCCAGCCGTAGGCTACATGTATGAGATTAagaatatttgatatattttgtagGCGTTGGTTTAAATTTGAGTTTGGTAATGTTATAACCTACATCTTCAGCTCTCATCCGTCCTGTGCACCTTTCAGAACAGAACCACCAATGGACGTGATGACAcctccataataataataataataataatgaaccaCAAAGGAGTtgaaacagaacatttttttattttcatcctcACAGGAACCGTTTCGtcttaaatacacaaacaaactgttacAGAGTGCGTTTCAGGGACGGAGTCAAACATTCATTCAGATGGAGGGGGGGGTGTTGCTGGGAGTCGGGATGGTTTTTACTTCTGGGCGGGCATGATGTCATCGATTGACTGGCCCTTCTCCagcttcttctccatctccaccaGCAGCTTCACTCCATCCACCACCATCTGCACCAGCTCCACCTCGGAGAAGCCCAGTCTGTCGGCGTTGGAGATGTCAAACACTCCGCCCACAGCGGCGGTGTCGACTCCACCTGATGGTGACGACAGAATGTttaaggtcagaggtcagtgtcTTTAACAAGCAGACAGTATTTAGGTGACAATAGAATGAAAGAATATGAGGGCGGTACAAACCAGTTCCACGTTTCTGGAGCCTCAGCTTCTTGAGAACATCCTCAAACTTGGCATGTTTGCTCATGTTGGGCAGCTTCACGTGCACACCAGCACGCAGGCCGGTGCCCAGGTTAGAGGGGCAGGTGAGGACGTATCCCAGGTGCTCGTTCCACATGAAAGCGTGGTTCCTCTCCTTGAACAGGGTCTCGATCTAACCACACAAAAACAGGATGATAAGGTGCCGCTCGTGGAAACAGACGCCCGCGTCAGATAACCGTCACATGTCCTGCTCACCTTGGTGAGTCCGGTACAGAAGCGGTTGAACACTTCCTTCATGTTGCCGCCTTTCTGCATAGAGATCACACGCAGGTGGTCCTCCTCGTTCACCCACACCAGGAAGGTCTTGTTATCGTTGTGCCTTCagacaaaaataattacattcttTAGTTTCTTTCCATATTAaatctccaaaaaaaaagacaaaccttACATAGCTGAGTGACAATATAGATGCTATATTCTCACCAGATGCCCCTGGCGTCGGGCCAGTCCCGGCCCATCCCTGAGGcgagcagcagaggagacactggcttgtcaaacaggaagtggtcgtcgatgagctgctgctgctcggcgTCAGTCATGTTCTTCAGGGCGTAGTACTTTCCATTCAGGTCTCCGCTCAGTGAGGCCAGAGCTGCAGGGAGGAGAGATCAGGTTAAGACCACACGcaaacagaaacatgaacaaatgCATAAATTCCAGTTCACCCTTTAATGCTCTGTTCTCTAATCTGCTGTTATTCCTGGTTCTACCACTAGAGGGAGCCCACTGCCACACTAATGAGAGCGCCCAGCATCACGCTGAGCATCACTGCTCCAGGCCCCCGGCCCTCTCGACTCTGAAGCCTTTCACACAAAAGAATCAGCACATCTCCTCATCTGTATGCGGAGCACTCTGTACAGACGGCTTCTGTCCACGCTGAGTCACTGACAGAGTGCAGAGGACTCGCACTGTCAGCAATAAAGGGTTTGAGAGTCCTCTTACCTTCGATGGAGAGCTTCTCCACGGCAcgcctctctcctctgctgcagtgagGCGGCAGGCAGAAGCCGCGGACGCTGCGGCCTGTTCGGACTCGGGAGCTCAGGACGTAGTTGGGGTCCAGGTCGTCACcaccctgaggaggaggaggaggagggggaggtgttAGCTTCTTTGTTCAGCATTATAGTCAGCCATGTTTAAGGATCAGAGGGCTGCGGTACCTTCAGGTTGCTAGATTCAAGGTCGGTCTTGTGCTTGTCAGAGGGTTTGTATCCTCCGTGGCGGTCCTCGATCACGGGGTCCAGCAGCTCTTTGAAGACCTCGTATGTCTCCTCGTCTCCTGCCACGCAGCCCACCGTCATGATGAAGGGGTGGCCTGCACACAAAGTCAACAGGGTCACAGGGGAGAA contains:
- the ckba gene encoding creatine kinase, brain a isoform X1; translation: MPFGNTHNETKMKFSSEQEYPDLSKHNNHMSKILTPAMYERLRSKQTPSGFTLDDIIQTGVDNPGHPFIMTVGCVAGDEETYEVFKELLDPVIEDRHGGYKPSDKHKTDLESSNLKGGDDLDPNYVLSSRVRTGRSVRGFCLPPHCSRGERRAVEKLSIEALASLSGDLNGKYYALKNMTDAEQQQLIDDHFLFDKPVSPLLLASGMGRDWPDARGIWHNDNKTFLVWVNEEDHLRVISMQKGGNMKEVFNRFCTGLTKIETLFKERNHAFMWNEHLGYVLTCPSNLGTGLRAGVHVKLPNMSKHAKFEDVLKKLRLQKRGTGGVDTAAVGGVFDISNADRLGFSEVELVQMVVDGVKLLVEMEKKLEKGQSIDDIMPAQK
- the ckba gene encoding creatine kinase, brain a isoform X2 → MTVGCVAGDEETYEVFKELLDPVIEDRHGGYKPSDKHKTDLESSNLKGGDDLDPNYVLSSRVRTGRSVRGFCLPPHCSRGERRAVEKLSIEALASLSGDLNGKYYALKNMTDAEQQQLIDDHFLFDKPVSPLLLASGMGRDWPDARGIWHNDNKTFLVWVNEEDHLRVISMQKGGNMKEVFNRFCTGLTKIETLFKERNHAFMWNEHLGYVLTCPSNLGTGLRAGVHVKLPNMSKHAKFEDVLKKLRLQKRGTGGVDTAAVGGVFDISNADRLGFSEVELVQMVVDGVKLLVEMEKKLEKGQSIDDIMPAQK